From Humibacter ginsenosidimutans, a single genomic window includes:
- the rpsG gene encoding 30S ribosomal protein S7 — MPRKGPAPKRPVVADPVYGAPIVSQLVNKILKDGKKSLAESIVYDALEGVAAKNGQDAVATLKKALDNVRPTIEVKSRRVGGSTYQVPVEVKPHRANTLALRWLTSYAKARRERTMTERLMNEILDASNGLGAAVKRREDTHKMAESNRAFAHYRW, encoded by the coding sequence ATGCCTCGCAAGGGTCCCGCTCCCAAGCGTCCCGTCGTCGCCGACCCGGTCTACGGCGCGCCCATCGTCAGCCAGCTGGTCAACAAGATCCTGAAGGACGGCAAGAAGTCCCTCGCCGAGAGCATCGTCTACGACGCGCTCGAAGGCGTCGCCGCCAAGAACGGTCAGGATGCCGTCGCCACGCTCAAGAAGGCGCTCGACAACGTGCGTCCCACCATCGAGGTCAAGAGCCGTCGCGTCGGCGGTTCGACCTACCAGGTTCCCGTCGAGGTCAAGCCGCACCGCGCGAACACGCTCGCGCTGCGCTGGCTGACCAGCTACGCGAAGGCCCGTCGCGAGCGCACGATGACCGAGCGTCTCATGAACGAGATCCTGGATGCCTCCAACGGCCTCGGTGCCGCCGTGAAGCGTCGCGAGGACAC
- the rpsL gene encoding 30S ribosomal protein S12 has product MPTIQQLVRKGRTPKVAKTKAPALKANPQQRGVCTRVYTTTPKKPNSALRKVARVKLSNGTEVTAYIPGEGHNLQEHSMVLVRGGRVKDLPGVRYKIIRGALDTQAVKNRKQARSRYGAKMEKK; this is encoded by the coding sequence GTGCCAACAATTCAGCAGCTGGTCCGCAAGGGCCGCACGCCGAAGGTCGCGAAGACCAAGGCGCCGGCCCTGAAGGCCAACCCGCAGCAGCGCGGCGTGTGCACCCGCGTGTACACCACCACGCCCAAGAAGCCGAACTCGGCGCTCCGCAAGGTCGCCCGCGTCAAGCTCTCCAACGGCACCGAGGTCACCGCGTACATCCCCGGTGAGGGCCACAACCTGCAGGAGCACTCGATGGTGCTCGTGCGCGGCGGTCGTGTGAAGGACCTCCCGGGTGTTCGCTACAAGATCATCCGCGGTGCGCTCGACACCCAGGCCGTGAAGAACCGCAAGCAGGCTCGTAGTCGCTACGGCGCGAAGATGGAGAAGAAGTAA
- a CDS encoding TIGR03560 family F420-dependent LLM class oxidoreductase, producing the protein MRFGTFLPQGWRFDLVGIDPADQWATMRGLAQRADAGPWESLWVYDHFHTTPVPSEEATHEAWTLMSAFGASTSRIRLGQMCTCMGYRNPAYLAKVAATVDHVSGGRVEMGIGGGWYEHEWRAYGYGFPEVPDRLRMLGEGVDIMRQAWTTGTATLHGRHYDVDGAIVRPLPVQPGGIPLWIAGGGEKVTLRIAAQAADYTNFTGTIDEFDHKLSVLREHCARLGRDPQEITQSSNFNTIVGSTQAEARERLDAVIARLRPHVGDARAEHIEQEYLASDGYGTPEQVTERLQTRAAHGMGYSIHYFPELAYDTSGVELFEREVIPALA; encoded by the coding sequence ATGCGATTCGGAACCTTCCTTCCCCAGGGCTGGCGATTCGACCTCGTCGGCATCGACCCGGCCGATCAGTGGGCCACGATGCGCGGCCTCGCGCAGCGAGCGGATGCCGGCCCGTGGGAGTCCCTGTGGGTCTACGACCACTTCCACACCACTCCCGTGCCGAGCGAGGAAGCGACCCACGAGGCGTGGACGCTGATGTCGGCGTTCGGCGCATCGACCTCGCGCATCCGTCTCGGCCAGATGTGCACGTGCATGGGCTACCGCAACCCCGCCTACCTCGCCAAGGTCGCCGCGACGGTCGACCACGTGTCGGGCGGCCGAGTCGAGATGGGCATCGGCGGCGGTTGGTACGAGCACGAGTGGCGGGCGTACGGCTACGGGTTCCCCGAGGTGCCCGACCGGTTGCGCATGCTCGGCGAGGGCGTCGACATCATGCGCCAGGCCTGGACGACGGGAACCGCAACGCTGCACGGCAGGCACTACGACGTGGACGGCGCGATCGTGCGTCCGCTGCCCGTGCAGCCAGGCGGCATTCCTCTGTGGATCGCCGGCGGCGGCGAGAAGGTCACGCTGCGCATCGCGGCCCAGGCGGCCGACTACACCAACTTCACCGGAACGATCGATGAGTTCGACCACAAGCTCTCCGTGCTGCGCGAGCACTGCGCCCGGCTGGGCCGCGACCCCCAGGAGATCACCCAGTCGTCGAACTTCAACACCATCGTCGGGTCGACGCAGGCCGAGGCGCGCGAGCGACTGGATGCCGTCATCGCCCGGCTGCGTCCCCACGTCGGTGACGCGAGGGCCGAGCACATCGAGCAGGAGTACCTGGCATCGGATGGCTACGGCACGCCTGAGCAGGTGACCGAGCGCCTGCAGACGCGGGCTGCGCACGGGATGGGGTACAGCATCCACTACTTCCCGGAGCTCGCGTACGACACCAGCGGCGTCGAACTGTTCGAGCGGGAGGTCATTCCGGCGCTGGCGTAG
- a CDS encoding WXG100 family type VII secretion target, with translation MANLNVTYGDMHTAAGRLTSGKDDLVSKLNELQTLVNQLVSDGFVTDSASGAFHDSYTQFTHGATQTVNGLDGMSQFLQKAADALQQTDQSLASGIGGH, from the coding sequence ATGGCGAACTTGAACGTCACCTACGGCGACATGCACACTGCCGCCGGCCGCCTGACCAGTGGCAAGGACGACCTGGTCTCGAAGCTGAACGAGCTGCAGACGCTCGTCAACCAGCTTGTCAGCGACGGCTTCGTCACCGACTCGGCGTCGGGCGCGTTCCACGACTCGTACACCCAGTTCACGCACGGTGCCACCCAGACCGTGAACGGCCTCGACGGAATGTCGCAGTTCCTGCAGAAGGCCGCAGACGCGCTGCAGCAGACCGACCAGTCGCTGGCGTCGGGTATCGGCGGCCACTAG